The following proteins come from a genomic window of Elgaria multicarinata webbii isolate HBS135686 ecotype San Diego chromosome 10, rElgMul1.1.pri, whole genome shotgun sequence:
- the FBXO8 gene encoding F-box only protein 8: MGQGLWRVARNQQLQHQGYTGQSYLSREHGRQIAANNVSNTNHRKHAQGSIDIYHLLKTRKSKEQEGFINLEMLPPELSFTILSYLNATDLCLASCVWQDLANDELLWQGLCKSTWGHCSIYNKNPPLGFSFRKLYMQLDEGSLTFNANPEEGVNYFMSNGILDDSPKEIAKFIFCTRTLNWKKLRIYLDERRDVLDDLVTLHNFRNQFLPNALREFFKHIHAPEERGEYLETLITKFSHRFCTCNPDLMRELGLSPDAVYVLCYSLILLSIDLTSPHVKNKMSKREFIRNTRRAAQNISEDFVGHLYDNIYLIGHVAA; the protein is encoded by the exons ATGGGTCAAGGGCTGTGGAGAGTGGCCAGGAACCAGCAGCTGCAACACCAGGGATACACAGGGCAAAGCTATCTTTCCAGAGAACATGGTAGACAGATAGCTGCTAATAATGTTTCAAACACGAATCATCGGAAACATGCCCAAGGAAGCATTGACATTTACCATCTGTTGAAAACTCGGAAATCAAAAGAACAAGAAGGGTTCATCAACCTGGAAATGTTGCCTCCTGAACTTAGCTTTACCATTCTGTCCTACCTGAATGCAACAGACCTCTGCCTGGCTTCATGTGTTTGGCAGGATCTTGCTAATGATGAGCTTCTGTGGCAAGG attgtgCAAATCCACTTGGGGTCACTGTTCCATATACAATAAGAATCCGCCTCTTGGATTTTCTTTTAGAAAATTGTATATGCAGTTGGATGAAGGCAGTCTCACCTTTAATGCCAATCCTGAAGAG GGTGTCAACTACTTCATGTCCAATGGAATACTGGATGATTCACCAAAAGAAATAGCTAAGTTTATCTTCTGCACAAGAACACTAAATTGGAAGAAACTGAGAATCTATCTTGATGAAAG gcgGGATGTTCTAGATGACCTTGTGACACTACACAACTTCAGAAATCAGTTCTTGCCAAATGCACTAAGAGAGTTTTTCAAACACATTCATGCCCCTGAAGAGCGTGGTGAATATCTTGAGACACTTATTACAAAGTTCTCACACAGATTTTGCACGTGTAACCCTGACTTGATGAGAGAGCTTGGCCTTAGCCCAG aTGCCGTCTACGTACTATGCTACTCTTTGATCCTGCTTTCCATTGATCTTACTAGCCCTCATGTGAAGAATAAAATGTCAAAGAGAGAATTTATCAGAAATACGCGTCGTGCTGCACAGAACATTAGTGAAGATTTTGTTGGGCACCTTTATGACAATATCTACCTTATAGGCCATGTGGCTGCCTAA